The genome window GGACATGGACATTGGCACTGCCAAACCGTCCAAAGCGCTGTTGGCCGAGCATCCGCACAGGCTGATCGATATCATCGACCCGTCCGAGAGCTATTCCGCAGCGGATTTCCGTACCGATGCCCTGGCCGCCATGGCTGAAATCACTGCGCGGGGCAATATTCCGCTGCTGGTGGGCGGTACGATGCTCTATTACAAGGCTTTGCAGGAAGGCCTGGCGGATATGCCGCCCGCCGACGCACAGGTGCGTGCCGAGCTCGAGGAAGCCGCTGCACGCCTTGGCTGGCAGGCCCTGCACGACCAATTGGCAGCGGTTGATCCGGTGTCCGCCGCGCGCATTCATCCCAACGACCCCCAGCGCCTCACCCGGGCCCTGGAAGTCTGGCGTGTGAGCGGCCAGACCATGACTGAACATAGGCTGAAACAAACTGCGCAAAGTGCTGAAGCAGGCGCATCTGGACAGTCACAATTGCCCTATACTGTGGCGAATCTGGCCATTGCTCCGGCAAATCGCCAGGTGCTGCATGAACGAATTGCACAAAGATTCACAATTATGTTGGAACAGGGGTTTGTGGACGAGGTCGTAGCACTGCGTTCAAGAGGCGATCTGCATGCTGGGTTGCCTTCGATACGTGCTGTTGGCTATCGCCAAGTCTGGGATCATCTGGACGGCAAGCTGACGTCAGCCGAAATGCAGGAGCGCGGCATCATTGCCACGCGCCAATTGGCGAAGCGCCAGTTCACCTGGCTGCGCAGCTGGAGCGATTTGCACTGGTTGGACAGCCTGGACAGCGACAATCTGTCACGCGCCTTGAAATACTTGGGAACGGTCTCCATATTGAGCTGAGTCCTTGCAATTGCCGTCTATCCTTGGGGGTGTGACGGCCATAAGCTATCTATTTTCCGAATTTTATTATTGATCCTTAAAG of Pseudomonas fluorescens contains these proteins:
- the miaA gene encoding tRNA (adenosine(37)-N6)-dimethylallyltransferase MiaA, whose translation is MSALPPAIFLMGPTAAGKTDLAIELTKVLPCELISVDSALVYRDMDIGTAKPSKALLAEHPHRLIDIIDPSESYSAADFRTDALAAMAEITARGNIPLLVGGTMLYYKALQEGLADMPPADAQVRAELEEAAARLGWQALHDQLAAVDPVSAARIHPNDPQRLTRALEVWRVSGQTMTEHRLKQTAQSAEAGASGQSQLPYTVANLAIAPANRQVLHERIAQRFTIMLEQGFVDEVVALRSRGDLHAGLPSIRAVGYRQVWDHLDGKLTSAEMQERGIIATRQLAKRQFTWLRSWSDLHWLDSLDSDNLSRALKYLGTVSILS